TAGTTCTGTTTTATTTGATGTTATCCTTAATGATGCAACATATTGTAATAATTCACTTACTGCACTTCGTCGTGCTCGTTCTGTAGGGGCCTTAATAGTTTGTCCGGTAGTTTGGGCTGAAATTCGTGCTGCGCTTATTAAGCCTGAAACTATTAGTGAAGTCTTATTCAACGCAAATATTTCATTTGATCCATTTGATCAAAAAT
The sequence above is a segment of the Deltaproteobacteria bacterium genome. Coding sequences within it:
- a CDS encoding PIN domain-containing protein produces the protein MITAIDSSVLFDVILNDATYCNNSLTALRRARSVGALIVCPVVWAEIRAALIKPETISEVLFNANISFDPFDQKCADIAGDIWREYHRNGGKRQQLIPDFLIGAHAKIKADRILTRDRGFLRRYFHGLNVIEPDALV